A section of the Felis catus isolate Fca126 chromosome B2, F.catus_Fca126_mat1.0, whole genome shotgun sequence genome encodes:
- the ATP6V1G2 gene encoding V-type proton ATPase subunit G 2 isoform X2, which translates to MEVEHYRREREQEFQSKQQAAMGSQGNLSAEVEQATRRQVQGMQSSQQRNRERVLAQLLGMVCDVRPQVHPNYRIAA; encoded by the exons ATGGAGGTGGAGCATTACCGTCGAGAGCGAGAGCAGGAATTCCAGAGCAAGCAGCAGGCG GCCATGGGCTCCCAGGGGAACCTCTCAGCTGAGGTGGAGCAGGCTACGAGACGCCAGGTACAGGGCATGCAGAGCTCCCAGCAGAGAAACCGTGAACGCGTCCTGGCCCAACTTCTTGGCATGGTCTGTGACGTCAGGCCCCAGGTCCACCCCAACTACCGGATTGCTGCCTAG
- the NFKBIL1 gene encoding NF-kappa-B inhibitor-like protein 1 → MSNPSPQVPEGEASTSVCRPKTSMASTSRRQRRERRFRRYLSAGRLVRAQALLQRHPGLDVDAGQPPPLHRACARHDAPALCLLLRLGADPAHQDRHGDTALHAAARQGPDAYTDFFLPLLSRCPSAMGIKNKDGETPGQILGWGPPWDSAEEEEEDEASKEREWRQKLQGELEDEWQEVIGRFEDDASHETQEPESFSAWSDRLAREHAQKQQQHEAEGARRPPRAEGSGHNWRQQEEEQRLFRERARAKEEELRESRAKRAQEARGDRGPEPARAGPRAEHPRGAGRGSLWRFGDVPWPCPGGGDPEAMAAALVARGPPLEEQGALRRYLRVQQVRWHPDRFLQRFRSQIETWELGRVMGAVTALSQALNRHAEALK, encoded by the exons ATGAGTAACCCCTCCCCCCAGGTCCCAGAGGGAGAAGCCTCCACATCTGTCTGCCGG cCCAAGACTTCCATGGCCTCCACTTCCCGCCGCCAACGCCGAGAGCGTCGCTTCCGTCGTTACTTGTCTGCAGGACGGCTGGTCCGGGCCCAAGCCCTCCTCCAGAGACACCCGGGCCTTGATGTAGACGCTGGGCAACCCCCACCACTGCACCGGGCCTGTGCCCGGCACGatgcccctgccctgtgcctgcTTCTTCGGCTTGGGGCTGACCCTGCCCACCAGGACCGCCACGGGGACACGGCGCTGCACGCTGCTGCCCGCCAGGGCCCTGATG CCTACACAGACTTCTTCCTGCCACTGCTGAGCCGCTGCCCCTCTGCTATGGGAATAAAGAATAAGGATGGGGAGACCCCTGGGCAAATTCTGGGCTGGGGACCTCCCTGGGATTCtgctgaagaagaggaagaagacgaGGCCTCTAAGGAGCGGGAATGGAGGCAGAAGCTGCAGGGAGAACTGGAGGATGAGTGGCAGGAGGTCATCGGGAGGTTTGAAG ATGATGCTTCCCATGAGACCCAGGAACCCGAGTCCTTCTCAGCCTGGTCAGATCGCCTGGCCCGGGAACATgcccagaagcagcagcagcacgaGGCAGAGGGAGCCCGCCGACCCCCACGGGCTGAGGGCTCCGGTCACAACTGGCgacagcaggaggaggagcagcgGCTCTTCCGAGAGCGAGCCCGAGCCAAGGAGGAAGAACTGCGTGAGAGCCGAGCCAAGAGGGCACAGGAGGCTCGTGGGGACCGAGGGCCAGAGCCGGCCAGGGCTGGGCCCAGGGCAGAGCACCcaagaggagcagggaggggcagcctCTGGCGCTTTGGCGAtgtgccctggccctgccctgggggaggggacccaGAGGCCATGGCTGCAGCCCTGGTGGCCAGGGGCCCCCCCTTGGAGGAGCAGGGGGCTCTGAGGAGGTACTTGAGGGTCCAGCAGGTCCGCTGGCACCCTGACCGCTTCCTGCAGCGATTCCGAAGCCAGATTGAGACCTGGGAGCTGGGCCGCGTGATGGGAGCTGTGACGGCCCTTTCTCAAGCCCTGAATCGCCACGCAGAGGCCCTCAAGTGA
- the ATP6V1G2 gene encoding V-type proton ATPase subunit G 2 isoform X1, whose product MASQSQGIQQLLQAEKRAAEKVADARKRKARRLKQAKEEAQMEVEHYRREREQEFQSKQQAAMGSQGNLSAEVEQATRRQVQGMQSSQQRNRERVLAQLLGMVCDVRPQVHPNYRIAA is encoded by the exons ATGGCCAGTCAGTCTCAGGGTATCCAGCAGCTCCTGCAAGCTGAGAAGCGGGCGGCTGAGAAGGTGGCAGATGCCAGAAAGA GGAAGGCCCGGCGTCTGAAGCAGGCAAAGGAGGAGGCCCAGATGGAGGTGGAGCATTACCGTCGAGAGCGAGAGCAGGAATTCCAGAGCAAGCAGCAGGCG GCCATGGGCTCCCAGGGGAACCTCTCAGCTGAGGTGGAGCAGGCTACGAGACGCCAGGTACAGGGCATGCAGAGCTCCCAGCAGAGAAACCGTGAACGCGTCCTGGCCCAACTTCTTGGCATGGTCTGTGACGTCAGGCCCCAGGTCCACCCCAACTACCGGATTGCTGCCTAG